GTCCAGATGCCGATTTGGGTATTAAACCCGAAGCCTATATTCGCAGCATTGGTGGTGAGATGCAGTTTCGTCGCAGGCATAGCACTAGCCCGGTGCGATCGCTCTTGGCATTTGAGCAAAGTCCAGAGCCGGAGGACTGGCAGCAGTTGATGAGTCGCTACATGGTGCGGCGAACCCGCAGTTTTATCAAAAATACCTATGCCAGACAGGATGGGGAACGATACTATCTGGAATTTGCCGATGGACGGCGATCCTATTTTCCGATCCGTCGTCCTCAGACGGTTCGATTCATCATTGGAGAACCCCAGAGCGATCCCTATGCTCGGTTATATGCTGATCGCGTGGTGGATATCATCAACGCTCTAAATTTGCCCCGCTATGGGTTGGGGTTATACATTGCGCCCCTACCCAGTCCGATTGCTAGTGCTGAGGAAGAGCAATTGTTAGCCAATCTTTCCCATGCGGGGCAGCGGTTAATGGGCTTTTGCCGCACCAATTTGTTTAAGCGATTAGAGAGTAGCGGTGCCGCATTTCTTCAGTCGTTGGAACGACATATTCTGCGGAATTATGTGTATCTCCATGCGATCACCCACGATCTTCCTCTGCCGATTGGCACCCAAGACGCCGCATTGCTGGACGAGGTAGGAAACGATGAAGACGAAGATTCGCTCCTAAGTCAGGATTGGGAAAGTTCTGAAGAGGCAACTGAGGCTGTGGATGAAGAAGACATTGACCCGCAGCAGGATGCTACGCCAGAAGGGCGTACCAATGAACAAATGGCTCAACGGGCAGCGGAGATTTATCGCTTATACCGAGATCAATACCCGCGTCGATTTAAGTGGATTCGTGCCAATCTGTTTCGTCCAGAGTTGCAGCAGCATCTTCAACAAGATGCCACCGCTTTGATTGGAATTTTGCAGCTAGCAGGGAAATGGAACCCCGCTTTGGATGCCAAGTTAGGAGCGCTGGTGGCGTTATTACAACAGCAACATCCTACGGATAAGGTATTGATTTTCACTCAGTTTGCCGATACGGCTCGGTATCTGGCAAGAGCGCTCGAAGACCAAGGCATTCAGCAGGTGGGCTTGGCAACGGGACAATCGGCTGACCCGACGGCTCTGGCTTGGCGGTTTAGTCCGGTCAGTAATGAGAAAACGATCCCAGAGTCTGAACAGTTACGGGTGTTGGTGGCGACGGATGTGTTGAGTGAGGGACAAAACCTGCAAGATTGCGCCATTATTGTCAATTACGATTTGCCCTGGGCGATTATTCGCCTGATTCAGCGGGCGGGGCGGGTAGACCGAATTGGGCAGCAAGCAGAAGAGATTCTATGCTATTCATTCTTACCAGCGGAGGGAGTGGAGCGGTTGATCAATCTGCGGGGACGGTTGCGCGATCGCCTCCAGCAAAATCAAGAGGTCGTGGGCACCGATGAAGCCTTTTTTGAGGACGAACAAGCGCGGGAGATGCTGCTCAATCTTTACAATGAGCGATCCGGGGTGCTCGACGAAGCCGATGAAGGCGAGGTGGATTTAACCTCGGAAGCGTTGCAGATTTGGCAAAGTGCGATCGATGCCAACCCTGCGCTCAAAGGCATCATTGAAAAACTACCCGATGTGGTCTATTCCACTCGTGAGCATGAACCAACGGGAGCAGATCCAGAGGGCGTGCTGTTGTACCTCCGCACGGATGGAGGCACGGATGCTTTGGCATGGGTAGACAAAGATGGCAACAGCGTCACGCAGTCACAAATGCGCATTTTACGCATGGCACGATGCAGTATTGATACCCCGTCCTTGCCGCGGCATCCCCAGCACCATAAGTTGGTGACACGCGGAGCAGAACGGATCGCGGAGCAAACCAAGACGGTGACGGGAACCTTGGGCCATAAGCGGAGCGCAGCGGCACGGATCTACGATCGCCTAATGGCCTACACGCAACGCATCCGCGAAACCGCCCCCCTGTTAGCGAGAGGCACAGATTGGGAAAATCTGGAAAAGGCAATTGAGGAGATAAACCAAAATCCCATGAAGCAAAATGCGATCGCCCGTCTAAATCGGGAACTAAAAGCAGGCATTAGCGATGAGCAGTTAGCAAAACTGGTTACATTTCTGCGAGAGCATGATGCCCTGTGTGTGATCAACACAGAGGAACGGCGAGACGGAATGCAGATTATCTGTTCGATGGGGTTATTTAGAGGCTAGATTAGGAGCAAGTAGGACAGAGGAGGACACGATGCCATCCAATCTCTATGAAACCGATTTTTACGCTTGGACGTTAGAACAGTCGAATCTGCTCAAGGAGGGGGATTTTAAGCATCTCGATATTACCAATTTGGTGGAGGAAATTGAGTCTTTGGGAAAACAACAGCGTCAGGAACTTAGAAATCGACTCGGTGTTTTGATTGGGCACCTGTTGAAGTGGGACTATCAACCCGAAAAGCGTAGTAAAAGCTGGCGAGTAAGCATTCGTGAGCAGCGGCGAGAAATTTTGCAACTCCTGAAGGAAAACCCTAGCCTCAAGCCCTATCTATCACAGGCGATCGCCGATGCCTATGAAGCTGGCAAGGATTTAGTGGTGAAGGAAACTCCTTTGGATTATGGAAATTTGCCTGAGAGTTGCCCCTACACATTTGAACAACTGTTTGACCCGAATTTTCCCACGGATTTGAACCCTGCTTGAGCCAACCTAAAATGCAACTGAATCGCCAACGTGCCCAAAAGTATCTCCAGAAGTTTGATTTGGCATCTCTGTTTATTGAAGAATTGGGCTGGGATACGGTCGATCGCATCGTGTTGCCCTTCGAGATTGATGGTCACTTTTTCGAGGTGGTATCCATTGCCCAAAAGCGTGGCTTCATTGTCTACCAGTGCCTCACCCCAGAGATTCCGGCTCGTCCGCTTCGGATGAAGCTCGATTGCCAACTGACCGACTACAGCAAATCCCACCTGTTGGTATTGGGCGATGAGGGGAAGACACAGCAGGAGTGGTTGTGGCTCAAACCAGAACTTGGCAAAAGCCCCAAGGTGCGATCGCACTCTTACAAGGTGGGTCAGAATTCAGAGCCGCTGTTGCAAAAGCTGGAAGCGTTGATTGTTGATATCCAAGAAGAAGCGAGTTTAACCCATGTGGATGTGGCGCAGAAGGTGAAGCAGGGGTTTGATGTTGAACGGGTTACGAAGCAGTTTTTCCAGGATTTTGAAGGGTTACATCAGCGGTTTTGTTTGGAAATTGAGGGGATTGATTCGGAGAGCGATCGCCGGTGGTATGCTTCGGTTTTGCTCAACCGGTTAATGTTTGTCTATTTCCTACAGCGTCGCTATTTCCTGGATAACGGGGATGCCTCGTATTTACAAAATAAACTCAAAGCCTGTCAACAGGAAGGTCGAAACTTTTATCAGTTTCTCCAGGATCTATTCTTTGTTGGTTTTGCTGAGCCGGAATACCTGCGTGATCCAGTAATTCAGCAGCGTATAGGCAAGATTTGTTATCTCAATGGCGGCTTATTCCTCCGCCACACGATCGAGCAAAAGTATCCGCAAATTCAGATTAGCGATCGCGCCTTTTCCCAAGTATTCGACCTATTTTCCCGTTATTCCTGGCATTTAGACGATCGCCCCGATAAAGACCCCTTGGAAATCAACCCCGATGTGTTGGGCTATATCTTCGAGAAGTATATCAACCAAAAAGAATTTGGTGCCTACTACACCCGCCCAGAAATTACAGAATACTTGTGCGATCGCACGATCAACAAACTGATTTTAGATCGCCTTACTCCCCTCTCCCCCCTTGGGAGAGGGGCTGGGGGTGAGGGTGTTTCCTCCGTGCTCTCCCCCCCGGAGAAAGGGGCTGGCAGAGAGGGACTGCTACCCCTGCTCGCAACCCTAGATATGAATCAGTGCGATCGCCTACTCAACGAGATTTTACCGAACCTAACCCTGCTCGACCCCGCCTGTGGTTCGGGAGCATTCTTGATCGCGGCAATGAAAACATTGATTCAAATTTATCAAAGGGTTGTTGACCGGGTCAAATCATTCCCAGAAAGCTCTGCGTCAGAAAACATCCAAAAATGGCTCAAAGAAGCCGCTAAACATTCCTCTCCGGAGTACTACATCAAAAAACGCATCATCACCGACAACCTGTATGGCGTAGACATCATGGAAGAAGCCACCGAAATTGCCAAATTGCGGCTATTTTTGGCATTGGTCTCCTCCGCCAAGCGGGTTGAAGATTTGGAACCTCTGCCCAATATTGATTTTAATATCATGGCGGGCAATTCGTTAATTGGCTTGATTCGAGTCGATGCCGAAGGATTCGATCGCCTGTCTACCCCCCCCTCGCAAAAAGGGAGAGGGGCTGGGAGTGAGGTCATATTTCAGGGCAATTTGCTCCAAACCCTCGCTGCTTCTGCTTATCAGCAAATCCTACAAGACAAAAACCGAACGATTGCCCTCTACAAAAAACACGCCTTCCAGAACAACAATGAGGAACTGCCTCAAGAAACGCGGTTATTGCAACTGCGAGACCACATTGATAAACTCAATCGGGAATCCCAAAGCAAGTTAAATCAGTTGCTGTTGGATGAATTTAGCACGAAGTTGGGAATTAGGTATGAGCAAGCTCAACTAACGGGAAAACCCCAAAAACGACCGCTGACCCTTGCCGATATTGATATTCTGGAACCCTTTCACTGGGGCTATCACTTCGATACTGTGTTTGCCCGGGGTGGCTTTGATGCCATTATTACCAATCCCCCGTGGGAAGTTTTCCAAACCGATGAGAAAGAATTTTTCCAAAAATATAACAGTTTAATCCGCAAGAAAAAACTTGATATCAAATCTTGGGAGAAACAGCGTGATCAACTTTTAAAAGATGAAGAAATAGCTAAGGCGTGGTTGAGCTACTGTAGCCAGTTTCCTCATGTTAGTCAGTATTTCAAGAAAGCAGACCAGTATACCAATCAGCGTTCAGAAGTAGATGGTAGGAGTGTCGCCAGGAAAATAAACTTATATTCCTTGTTTGTAGAACAGTGCTATAACCTTCTGAGAGAAGGCGGAGAATGTGGAATTGTTATTCCCAGCGGAATTTACACAGACTTAGGTACAAAACAACTGCGCGAAATGCTCTTTTCCCAGACCCAAATCACGGGTTTATTCTGCTTTGAAAATCGTAAGACTATTTTTGAAGGAGTCCATCGGAGTTTTAAGTTTGTCATCCTTTCTTTTGCAAAAGGCGGGCAAACCCAAGCTTTTCCGGTGCGCTTTATGCGTCATGAGGTGGCAGAACTTGGCGAGTTTCCAGCACCTGACGATATTTACTTAGATGTACCCTTCATCCGCAAGCTCTCGCCGGACTCGCTCTCCATCATGGAGTTTAAGGAATCCATTGATATTGCCATTGCCCAAAAGATGCTGCAATTTCCCTTGTTGGGTGAAGCAATTGAGGGAACATGGAATCTAAAACTACGCCAAGAGTTTAATATGACAAGTGACAGTTATCTATTCAAAACGGAGCCTGCCCCGGGGCGCTTGCCGCTCTACGAAGGCAAGATGATTCATCAGTTTACCCATCGGTTTGCCCCACCCCGCTACTGGATCGATGAAAAAGAAGGGCGCAAGGCGCTGTTAGGAAGGAATGGAGTGGATAATGGGCAAAAGCTTGATTATAAAGACTATCGTGTAGTTCATCGAAGGATTGCCCGAAATACTGATACTCGGACTTTAATCGCTACCGTTTTGCCTCCTAATCATTTTTGTGCAGACACAGCACAATCGGTTAGAAATTTATTACCTTATAATGTCACTCTTTATTTGACAGCAATTCTAAATTCGTTTGCGCTGGATTCGGAAATTCGTAGAAAGGTAACAACACACTGTGATATGCATTTTATGTATTCTCTGCATATCCCTCGACTTCAGGAGGGCGATCGGTGGTTTGATGCCATTGTGGAACGCGCTGCCAAACTCATCTGCACCACGCCAGAATTTGATGACTTGTGGCAAGAGGTTTTCCCTCATCCCCTAACCCCTTCTCCCAAGGGGGGAGAAGGGGAACCGGACAGCTCTTTTGCCCCCCTCTCCCGTTCTGGGAGAGGGGCCGGGGGTGAGGGCGGCAGGGGGGTGACCGATGAAACCGAGCGGGCAAAACTCCGTGCCGAACTGGATGGCATCATTGCCCACCTCTATGGCTTAACCGAAACCGAATTTGAGCATATTCTCAGCACCTTTCCCCTTGTTCCCGATGCCACCAAACAAGCGGCTCTTAAGGCCTATCGTGATGTCGAAAGGGGGCTAATCTCTTGACTACTATTGCTACACCGCTGAAAACCTCAACGACCTCATCAACCACAACATCAAATACCGCATGGGCAGAGACAACGGAGGTGATGACTGATGTATACCATATATAACGTTGATTCATCCGCGAAACGGTACTTGCACCGATCAAATCTTCGCTGCTATTTCGGCCACGATACCTGCGCCGTTCCAATATACTTTTCGCGAGGTTATGCTAATTGAGCAAAAGGACGGCGGGGCTTGGAGCATAATTTCGCGGGTTGGCAAATCACAAAGCGACGAACAAAGCGATTCACCCAAGTCTCCGGTCGTCCGCGAATTTTAATCAAGTTTTTTTGGCGGCGACTGGGTGATCGCCCGCGTTAGCCCTCAGCGCCCTGGTTCTGTCAGCTTATCGGTGAGGAGACGATGGCTGCTCTGCAGGGCTTGCGCCAACGCCCCCCAATTGCGAAGGCTCGGTTCTTCGAGATCTGGGTCAAGCCGAATACTCCCAGCAACTTTCGGATCAGCCGCAGAGGCTGAGTAGCGACAGACTTCGGTCAGTGTGCAACGTCCCAAACGGTAGCCGGGGGGGCGATCGCCCAAAGATGTCGGTACTGTGAAATGAGGGCGATCGCCGAAAGGTGTCGGTGCTGGGAAATGAAGGGCGATCGCCCAAAGATGTCGGTACTGTGAAATGAGGGCGATCGCCGAAAGGTGTCGGTGCTGGGAAATGAAGGGCGATCGCTCAGTGCATGGTCGTCTCCTCTCCTTTGCTGTTCCGTCTCCCTATAACTGCGTTGGTGCGGACGGAACAGAGGTTATCGGTGAGAGTTCAAGCTTGTCTGCCGCCGCACAACTTTGCCGTTAGCCCTCAGCGCCCTGGTTCTGTCAGCTTCCGGTGGGGTCGGCGATTCGCCCCCCAATTGCAGAGGCTCGGTTCTTCGAGATCTGGGTCAAGCCGCATACTCTCAGCCGCTTTCGGGTCAGCCGCAGAGGTTGAGTAGCGACAGACTTGGGTCATTAGACCTCCTGCATGAATCAGGAAGCGTGTGCCAGTTCGTAGTTGAGCAACCCTGCAATCAAGTTCAAGCGCAAGCCAAAGCGTCGTCTCCAGTTGCGATAGGGAAAAATCACAGCTTGATGGACGACTGTAGTAGAGAGGATTGCTCAGCGCAAGCAAAATTTTGCTACGGAGTGTGAAGGGCGATGCTTCTTGGGAAATAGAATGCGATCGCCCCTATCCCTTTTCTTATCCAGGTAAAGCCCGTTATCGAATGCTGATGGTCAGGCTATATTCGCCGGAGGCATTGGCCTGTTCTTCGGGCACAATCCGCACGCGCACGTAGTAGTCGCCGCTGGCAGGCAGCACGCCCGACCAGTTGCCGCTGCCCGTATAGAGCGTGCGGCTATTGGGCTGCATCACGATGACTTGCAGAAACGGCGAGGTGCCTGTGATGCTGGTGGACATGGTTTGTCCGGCGCGGGCGTTGAGGATGTAGTCGCGCACTTGGCTGCCCTGCACGCGACCGCCGACGGTGGCCGCCGATGAACCGGGGGCGAAGGAAACCCGCTGCGGCTCGAAGGAGGACGGCGGTGCGGAAGAATCGGGGCGAACCAGATCACCGCGCACCCAGCCCCGCGCACCGGTTCGAGGGAATAGCACCTGATACCAGAGGCGGCCGTCAGAACTGGAGTTGACGGAGGTGATGATTTCGACGCGATCGCCCGGAAGTCCGTAATGCCGGATGGGGGCCGTGGTCGAGGGCAAATCGCGCACGTTGATGCGGCTGCCGGGGCTGGCGGTCAGCGTGGCCATTTCTGCCAGAGCCGCCAACGGAGCGAGGGCTATGAATGCCAGCGTCAGGGCAGTCGAGGTCAAAAACTTCGCAATACCGTTCGCAATACCGGGGGTGAGTGAAAGCTTCATTCAGTCAAACCTCAAAAAAGCGTGGAAATAACAAAATTGGTGGAGCCAAGACAGGACTTATGCGGATCAAACCTGCAAACATGGAGTCTGCAATTTTGGCTCAGGAAACCCGGTTAAATCTTTAAATCCAAAAATCCAAGTGATTTAGCTACATCTGGGTGATTTACGTTGATCTGCACATCAAAGAGATACCCAAAGTATTCAGGTTTTTACACGAAATCCACGACAAAATCTGACCCTTTTCACCGATTTTCTAGGGCGATCGCCCCCTTGTAAAGTTCAGACCGCAAGCATTTCCAGAATATGCAGAAAGTCTTCAGGACAAAGATTAAGAAAAAACGACGACTTTTGCAGGATGGCTAGAACTGGCGCGTCCAGTCCTGAAACCAGCGCTCGACGACGACCTTGGTCTGGGTGAAAAACTCGACCGCGTGCTTGCCCTGGCCGTGCAAATCGCCAAAGAAGCTCTCCTTCCAGCCGCTGAAGGGGAAAAAGGCCATCGGTGCGGCCACGCCGATATTGATGCCAATGTTGCCCGCTTCGGCTTCATGGCGAAACTTGCGGGCGGCCGCGCCGCTGCTGGTGAACAGGCACGCCATGTTGCCCCAGTGGCCGCTGTTAACCAGGGCGATCGCCTCCTCGATCGTGTCTACATGCAGTAGCCCCAGCACCGGGCCAAAAATCTCCGTCTGGGCGATGCGGCTGTCGGGGCGCACGTCTTGCAGCAGCGTCGGGCGGACGAAACTGCCGGATTCGTAGCCAGAAATTTTGGGATTGCGCCCGTCGATCAGCGGCGTTGCGCCTTCGTCGATGCCCTGCTGGATCAGGTCAGAAATGCGATCGCGGCTTTGTAGATTAATCACCGGGCCCATCTGCACGCCCTGATCTAGCCCGAAGCCCACCACGCGAGACTTGGCCGCTTCTGCCATTGCCTCGGTGAAGGGTTCCCGCGCCCGCCCCACCGTCACCATCAGCGACGCGGCTAGGCAGCGCTGTCCGGCACAGCCAAAGGCGCTGTCTGCGGCGATCCGAATGGTGGAATCTAGGTCGGCATCCGGCAGCACGATGATCGGGTTCTTTGCGCCACCCTGACACTGCACCCGCTTGCCGTTCGCCGCCGCCCGACTGTAGACGTATTTCGCCACGGGCGACGAGCCAACGAAGCTAATGCCGCGAATCGCGGGATGGTCCAAAATCGCATCGACGGCTTCTTTTGCGCCATTGACCAGATTCACCACACCGGGCGGTAAGCCCGTTTGCTCGATCAGCCGCATCACCTTTTGCAGCGTCAGGGGCACTTTTTCCGACGGCTTCAGGATGTAGGTATTGCCGCAGGCGATCGCATAGGGCAGAAACCAAAAGGGAATCATGCCAGGAAAGTTAAACGGGGCGATCGCCGCACAAACGCCCAGCGGCTGGCGAATCATGAATTCATCAATGCCTCGCGCAATGTCTTCCGACACATCGCCCTGCATCAGCATGGGAATGCCGCAGGCCACTTCGACGTTTTCAATCGCCCGCTGCATCTCGGCTCTGGCTTCGGCATAGATCTTGCCGCACTCTAGCGTAATCGTCCGCGACAGGTCATCCAGGTTCTCTTCGAGCAGGCTCTTGAGCTTGAACAAATACTGAATGCGATCGCCCGCTGGCACGCGCCGCCAGGTTTGAAACGCCGCTGCTGCTGCCTGAGCCGCGTCATCCACCTCATGGGCGGGCGACAGGGGCACTTTCGCCAGCACCTCACAGGTGGCAGGATTCACCACATCTAAATAGTCGGTCGCTGCCGACGCGCACCACTGTCCATTGATATAGTTCTGCAATTGCTCTGCCATGCCGAAATGTCCTGCGTTTGATTCCTGCGTTCTGTTAGCGGTCTGCTCTTCAGGATAGCAGCGGGCGCAAGCCGGATAGGGAGTGGAGGGCGATCGCCCCGGCAAGCCAGAGTAAGAAAATGCGGCGAGTCAGGCTCAGGGCTTGCTGGATGCGTTCAGGCGTGATGGGACGCACGGGATCTGCCAACAGCGGCTTGTGGGTGAGGTTGCCGCGATAGGTGTTTTGTCCGCCGACCTGCACATCCAGCGCAGCGGCATAGGCGCATTCGCTCCATCCGGCGTTGGGGCTGGGGTCCTGGGGGGCATCGCGGCGGCAGCGCTCTAGCACATGGCGGGGTCTGCCAGAGAGCAGCGCAATCGTCACCACCGTGAGGCGACAGGGTAGCCAGGTCAGCAGGTCATCCAGGCGAGCGCTGGCCCAGCCCAAGTATGTGTAGGGGGCGGCTCTATAGCCCACCATCGAGTCGAGGGTGCTGGCGGCTTTGTAGCCCAGGGCTAGCGGCACGGGGCCAAGGGGGGTAACCGATCCGGCGATCGCCCAAAACAGCGGAGCCGTTACGCCGTCGGTGGCGTTTTCGGTCACGGTTTCCAGCACGGCGCGGAGAATTTCGGATTCTGGCAGGCTTTCTGTATCGCGCCCTACGTAGCGGCTGAGGTGCGATCGCGCTTCGGGTAAGTGGCCCGCTGCTAGGGGACGCAGCACGTCTGCTGCCGCATCGCGCAGGCTGCGCCCTGCAAAGCAACTGGCCAGCAGGATCGATTCGATCGCCAGTCCCAGGAATGGATGAACCGTGCGACTGAAGTCAACGATGAGCCAGCCAACAAAGCCGCTGCCGAGGACGAGGGCGATCGCCAGCAAAACCCCTGCCGCCCGCTGCCAGACCACCCGTTGCTGCACGGATTCTGGCTCCGTCGTCAGATGCAGCCCGTCCTGCACCCAGTGGCTATAGCGACCGATGGCCCAGCCCATCACCTGCACCGGATGCAGCCAGTTCCACGGGTCGCCAATCAAAAAGTCCAGCAGGGCGGCGATCGCCAGCGGCAGGGCAGGGTTTTCCAAAAAATTCACGATAATTATCAATCCAGCGGCTTCCTCTATTTTCGGAGGAATCTGCGCCCGTGGGAGCAAGGGGTTCAGAGGGGGCGATCGCCCTGAGGCTGCGACAGGGTGCGGTTCTGGTGGGCGGCTGGGAGGATTGGGAGAGGCGGGCGATCGCCAAAAGCAATCCCGTCCAGTGGTTCAGGCACTTTTTGTATTTTGTTCTTCTTTTTATAAAAAAGAGTTTTCAAAAGTCTTTGAGAAGGTTTTTGAAGACATCAAAGGCAGTCTGGCTCTGAAAGAAAATACAGGATGCTTTTTAGACTGTGTAGAACCGTTTAGAGACGTGAACTGATTTGTCAGACCCTTTCCTTTGGGCATTTGGCTCTTCATAATTCACACAGTAGCCGCGATTGCCGCTGCTACTTCTCTCCTCTCTCCAGTTTTCATCCCTTCACCAGGAGCTTGCCCGTGAAACTTGCGGTCTACGGAAAAGGTGGCATTGGTAAGTCCACCACCAGTTGCAATATCTCAGTTGCCCTTGCCCGTCGCGGCAAAAAGGTGCTGCAAATCGGCTGCGACCCCAAGCACGACAGCACCTTTACCCTCACGGGTTTCCTCATTCCCACCATCATCGACACGCTGCAAGAAAAGGACTATCACTACGAAGATGTGTGGCCCGAAGACGTGATCTACAAGGGCTACGGCGGCGTGGACTGCGTAGAGGCAGGCGGGCCGCCAGCAGGGGCGGGCTGCGGTGGCTACGTTGTCGGCGAAACTGTGAAGCTGCTCAAGGAGCTAAATGCCTTTGATGAGTACGATGTGATCTTATTCGACGTGCTGGGGGACGTGGTGTGTGGCGGGTTTGCTGCCCCGCTAAACTACGCTGACTATTGCATGATCGTCACCGACAACGGCTTCGACGCGCTGTTTGCCGCCAACCGCATCGCCGCCTCCGTCCGCGAAAAAGCCCGCACCCACCCGCTGCGCCTTGCTGGGCTGATCGGCAACCGCACCGCCAAGCGCGACCTGATTGATAAATACATCGAAGCCGTGCCCATGCCTGTCCTGGAGGTGCTGCCCCTGATCGAAGACA
The Thermoleptolyngbya sichuanensis A183 DNA segment above includes these coding regions:
- a CDS encoding Eco57I restriction-modification methylase domain-containing protein, giving the protein MQLNRQRAQKYLQKFDLASLFIEELGWDTVDRIVLPFEIDGHFFEVVSIAQKRGFIVYQCLTPEIPARPLRMKLDCQLTDYSKSHLLVLGDEGKTQQEWLWLKPELGKSPKVRSHSYKVGQNSEPLLQKLEALIVDIQEEASLTHVDVAQKVKQGFDVERVTKQFFQDFEGLHQRFCLEIEGIDSESDRRWYASVLLNRLMFVYFLQRRYFLDNGDASYLQNKLKACQQEGRNFYQFLQDLFFVGFAEPEYLRDPVIQQRIGKICYLNGGLFLRHTIEQKYPQIQISDRAFSQVFDLFSRYSWHLDDRPDKDPLEINPDVLGYIFEKYINQKEFGAYYTRPEITEYLCDRTINKLILDRLTPLSPLGRGAGGEGVSSVLSPPEKGAGREGLLPLLATLDMNQCDRLLNEILPNLTLLDPACGSGAFLIAAMKTLIQIYQRVVDRVKSFPESSASENIQKWLKEAAKHSSPEYYIKKRIITDNLYGVDIMEEATEIAKLRLFLALVSSAKRVEDLEPLPNIDFNIMAGNSLIGLIRVDAEGFDRLSTPPSQKGRGAGSEVIFQGNLLQTLAASAYQQILQDKNRTIALYKKHAFQNNNEELPQETRLLQLRDHIDKLNRESQSKLNQLLLDEFSTKLGIRYEQAQLTGKPQKRPLTLADIDILEPFHWGYHFDTVFARGGFDAIITNPPWEVFQTDEKEFFQKYNSLIRKKKLDIKSWEKQRDQLLKDEEIAKAWLSYCSQFPHVSQYFKKADQYTNQRSEVDGRSVARKINLYSLFVEQCYNLLREGGECGIVIPSGIYTDLGTKQLREMLFSQTQITGLFCFENRKTIFEGVHRSFKFVILSFAKGGQTQAFPVRFMRHEVAELGEFPAPDDIYLDVPFIRKLSPDSLSIMEFKESIDIAIAQKMLQFPLLGEAIEGTWNLKLRQEFNMTSDSYLFKTEPAPGRLPLYEGKMIHQFTHRFAPPRYWIDEKEGRKALLGRNGVDNGQKLDYKDYRVVHRRIARNTDTRTLIATVLPPNHFCADTAQSVRNLLPYNVTLYLTAILNSFALDSEIRRKVTTHCDMHFMYSLHIPRLQEGDRWFDAIVERAAKLICTTPEFDDLWQEVFPHPLTPSPKGGEGEPDSSFAPLSRSGRGAGGEGGRGVTDETERAKLRAELDGIIAHLYGLTETEFEHILSTFPLVPDATKQAALKAYRDVERGLIS
- a CDS encoding SH3 domain-containing protein, with translation MKLSLTPGIANGIAKFLTSTALTLAFIALAPLAALAEMATLTASPGSRINVRDLPSTTAPIRHYGLPGDRVEIITSVNSSSDGRLWYQVLFPRTGARGWVRGDLVRPDSSAPPSSFEPQRVSFAPGSSAATVGGRVQGSQVRDYILNARAGQTMSTSITGTSPFLQVIVMQPNSRTLYTGSGNWSGVLPASGDYYVRVRIVPEEQANASGEYSLTISIR
- a CDS encoding CoA-acylating methylmalonate-semialdehyde dehydrogenase, which produces MAEQLQNYINGQWCASAATDYLDVVNPATCEVLAKVPLSPAHEVDDAAQAAAAAFQTWRRVPAGDRIQYLFKLKSLLEENLDDLSRTITLECGKIYAEARAEMQRAIENVEVACGIPMLMQGDVSEDIARGIDEFMIRQPLGVCAAIAPFNFPGMIPFWFLPYAIACGNTYILKPSEKVPLTLQKVMRLIEQTGLPPGVVNLVNGAKEAVDAILDHPAIRGISFVGSSPVAKYVYSRAAANGKRVQCQGGAKNPIIVLPDADLDSTIRIAADSAFGCAGQRCLAASLMVTVGRAREPFTEAMAEAAKSRVVGFGLDQGVQMGPVINLQSRDRISDLIQQGIDEGATPLIDGRNPKISGYESGSFVRPTLLQDVRPDSRIAQTEIFGPVLGLLHVDTIEEAIALVNSGHWGNMACLFTSSGAAARKFRHEAEAGNIGINIGVAAPMAFFPFSGWKESFFGDLHGQGKHAVEFFTQTKVVVERWFQDWTRQF
- a CDS encoding DUF29 domain-containing protein — encoded protein: MPSNLYETDFYAWTLEQSNLLKEGDFKHLDITNLVEEIESLGKQQRQELRNRLGVLIGHLLKWDYQPEKRSKSWRVSIREQRREILQLLKENPSLKPYLSQAIADAYEAGKDLVVKETPLDYGNLPESCPYTFEQLFDPNFPTDLNPA
- a CDS encoding helicase-related protein, with product MSSIYDNIEQPILPELQHYLKQAYRADLCVGYFNLRGWRQIDADIEQFEGGEGQACRLLVGMYRLPKEELRQALAIGVEPERIDQGQAIRLHTLMAQEFRQQLTYGAPSAADEEGLQRLRSQLLTHKLQVKLFLRYPLHAKLYLIYRKDRATPTIGYVGSSNLTLSGLKYQGELNVEVVDRDDTSKLEQWFADRWDDRFCLDISEQLAEIIDESWAGRSLKPYFVYLKMAYHLSQEARDGLSQYRAPASFGLLPFQEAAVQIAAHHVNKRNGVIIGDVVGLGKTLVGTAIAHLCEEEYGTSTLIICPKNLEKMWQGYIDRYGLRGKVVPISRAIQELPNVPARFRLVLIDESHNLRNKEGKRYQAIKDYIEQSGSRCILLTATPYNKTYLDLSAQLQLFLRPDADLGIKPEAYIRSIGGEMQFRRRHSTSPVRSLLAFEQSPEPEDWQQLMSRYMVRRTRSFIKNTYARQDGERYYLEFADGRRSYFPIRRPQTVRFIIGEPQSDPYARLYADRVVDIINALNLPRYGLGLYIAPLPSPIASAEEEQLLANLSHAGQRLMGFCRTNLFKRLESSGAAFLQSLERHILRNYVYLHAITHDLPLPIGTQDAALLDEVGNDEDEDSLLSQDWESSEEATEAVDEEDIDPQQDATPEGRTNEQMAQRAAEIYRLYRDQYPRRFKWIRANLFRPELQQHLQQDATALIGILQLAGKWNPALDAKLGALVALLQQQHPTDKVLIFTQFADTARYLARALEDQGIQQVGLATGQSADPTALAWRFSPVSNEKTIPESEQLRVLVATDVLSEGQNLQDCAIIVNYDLPWAIIRLIQRAGRVDRIGQQAEEILCYSFLPAEGVERLINLRGRLRDRLQQNQEVVGTDEAFFEDEQAREMLLNLYNERSGVLDEADEGEVDLTSEALQIWQSAIDANPALKGIIEKLPDVVYSTREHEPTGADPEGVLLYLRTDGGTDALAWVDKDGNSVTQSQMRILRMARCSIDTPSLPRHPQHHKLVTRGAERIAEQTKTVTGTLGHKRSAAARIYDRLMAYTQRIRETAPLLARGTDWENLEKAIEEINQNPMKQNAIARLNRELKAGISDEQLAKLVTFLREHDALCVINTEERRDGMQIICSMGLFRG